The Schistocerca gregaria isolate iqSchGreg1 chromosome 1, iqSchGreg1.2, whole genome shotgun sequence genome includes a window with the following:
- the LOC126334692 gene encoding lysosomal-associated transmembrane protein 4A — protein sequence MRLKFGQRQNDWKCCFCCHVRTGTIFLGIWHLMLHVLALSVIAVVMRHPEMVQENVAIDPVLPTPLSEVDDTLVEMIAPNLGRNIEVSLHPQGEVLKQTDFAAAHGYRDIFVHRSLNHQDLNVGMVVTFCTFAITLIMVYGAIKGKPSYLMPFFCLQVFDFCIASLTAVGYLCYLPNVHRVVEENPHLPFQEELLRLNPQCLSLLVLMFFMLAMMVKAYFIGVVWSCYKYLTLRLAATQRTIHYIDPDSQSLLPDLPDYETAMCDPRFAVKKFPTPPPSYSAAVEVPMSMCTEPAPVPVPPPVTTPYNPSVVPPPAPVATLPVEPPTTTPPTQSPQSAPSQPAATATTAEQSRPSA from the exons ATGCGTCTGAAATTTGGACAGCGACAAAATGACTGGAAGTGCTGTTTTTGCTGTCATGTTAGAACAGGCACAATATTTTTGGGAATTTGGCACTTG aTGCTTCATGTTTTGGCCCTCTCAGTGATTGCCGTAGTGATGAGGCATCCTGAAATGGTACaagaaaatgtagcaatagatccaGTTTTGCCGACACCATTAAGTGAAGTTGATGACACTTTAGTAGAAATGATTGCACCAAATCTTGGCAGAAATATTGAAGTAAGCCTTCATCCACAAGGTGAAGTGTTGAAGCAGACAGATTTTGCTGCAGCTCATGGATACAGGGACATCTTTGTTCATAGAAGTCTTAACCATC AGGACTTAAATGTTGGAATGGTTGTGACTTTCTGCACATTTGCAATAACTCTGATAATGGTATATGGTGCAATAAAGGGCAAGCCATCCTACTTGATGCCATTCTTTTGCTTGCAAGTTTTTGATTTCTGCATTGCAAG TCTGACTGCTGTTGGGTACCTGTGCTATTTGCCAAATGTCCACCGTGTTGTTGAGGAAAATCCACATCTTCCATTCCAGGAAGAACTGTTAAGACTTAACCCACAATGTCTGTCCCTGCTGGTTCTCATGTTCTTCATGTTAGCCATGATGGTCAAG GCTTACTTCATTGGTGTGGTATGGAGTTGCTACAAGTACCTAACCCTTCGCCTAGCTGCTACACAGCGCACTATTCATTACATAGATCCTGATAGTCAATCACTGTTGCCAGACCTACCAGACTATGAGACAGCCATGTGTGATCCTCGATTTGCAGTTAAGAAGTTCCCTACCCCACCACCCTCATACAGTGCTGCAGTAGAAGTCCCCATGTCAATGTGTACTGAACCTGCTCCTGTTCCAGTACCTCCACCAGTCACAACCCCCTACAATCCCTCTGTTGTGCCTCCTCCAGCCCCAGTGGCGACTCTGCCAGTTGAACCGCCGACCACCACCCCACCCACTCAGTCACCACAGAGTGCTCCATCACAACCTGCGGCCACTGCTACTACCGCAGAGCAATCTCGGCCCTCTGCCTAG